Proteins encoded within one genomic window of Synechococcus sp. PCC 7335:
- a CDS encoding NADP-dependent isocitrate dehydrogenase, whose translation MPNPSATIIYTFTDEAPALATQSFLPIVQAFAKAANVAAETSDISLAGRIIASFPEQLSEAQRQPDALAQLGELAQTPEANIIKLPNISASVPQLVSAIAELQSKGYNVPDYPASPKNETELEIKSRYAKVLGSAVNPVLREGNSDRRVAAAVKEYARKHPHSVGSWRSDSRSHVVHMDNGDFYSSEQSVVVETAGDVRIELVESDGTVTVLKEKTPVSEQEVIDAAVMSVKSLRAFYTKAIEAAKAENILLSLHLKATMMKVSDPILFGHAVTVYYQDVFEKYADTFTELGINPNNGLGDVYTKIQSLPEEQRTAIEADLQATYDSRPPLAMVNSDKGITNLHVPSDIIIDASMAAAIRTSGQMWGPDGKLHDMKAMIPDRCYATMYQACIEFCQENGAFDVTTMGSVSNVGLMARKAEEYGSHDKTFEIPADGTVRVVDGASRVLMEHSVDKGDIWRMCQAKDVAIKDWVNLAVKRATATGNTAVFWLDENRAHDANIIAKVKQYLSNYGTAGLNIRILPPVEAMRFTCTEIKAGRNIISVTGNVLRDYLTDLFPILELGTSAKMLSIVPLLAGGGLFETGAGGSAPKHVQQFIAKGHLRWDSLGEFLALAVALEELGRKTNNQQAMIVAEALNQATSKLLDTDKSPSRQVGEIDNRGSHFYLALYWAQTLATQDEDRTLQEKFVPVARQLSENEATIVDELRTSQGQPMEIGGYYLPDAQKVREAMRPSRTFNQAIASLI comes from the coding sequence ATGCCTAACCCATCCGCTACTATCATCTATACCTTTACAGATGAAGCGCCGGCTCTGGCTACACAGTCTTTTCTTCCGATTGTTCAGGCCTTTGCTAAAGCGGCAAATGTCGCTGCTGAGACCAGCGATATCTCTTTAGCAGGTCGAATTATTGCTAGTTTTCCTGAGCAGTTAAGCGAAGCTCAGCGGCAGCCAGATGCCTTAGCTCAGCTAGGTGAATTGGCACAAACACCGGAAGCTAATATCATTAAGCTGCCAAACATTAGCGCGTCAGTTCCGCAGTTGGTGAGTGCGATCGCTGAACTCCAGTCAAAAGGCTATAACGTTCCTGACTATCCGGCTAGTCCAAAAAACGAGACCGAATTAGAAATTAAGTCTCGCTATGCCAAGGTGCTCGGTAGCGCGGTAAATCCGGTCTTACGCGAAGGGAATTCCGATCGCCGAGTCGCTGCGGCTGTCAAGGAATATGCTCGCAAACATCCTCACTCTGTAGGTAGCTGGCGATCTGACTCTAGATCTCATGTTGTACATATGGACAACGGCGACTTCTATAGCAGTGAGCAGTCTGTTGTAGTTGAGACTGCTGGCGACGTCAGAATTGAGCTAGTTGAGAGTGATGGTACTGTCACGGTGCTCAAAGAAAAAACACCCGTTTCAGAGCAAGAGGTAATCGATGCGGCTGTTATGAGCGTTAAATCCCTGCGCGCTTTCTATACAAAAGCAATTGAGGCGGCTAAAGCAGAGAACATATTGCTTTCACTTCATCTCAAAGCAACGATGATGAAAGTCTCTGATCCAATTCTCTTTGGTCATGCGGTTACTGTCTATTATCAAGACGTTTTCGAGAAGTACGCCGATACCTTTACCGAGCTAGGGATAAATCCAAATAATGGTTTGGGCGATGTCTATACCAAAATTCAATCGCTTCCAGAAGAACAGCGCACTGCGATTGAAGCCGACCTGCAGGCAACCTACGATAGCCGTCCACCTTTGGCAATGGTCAATTCTGACAAAGGCATCACGAACCTGCACGTGCCTAGCGATATTATCATCGATGCTTCTATGGCCGCTGCTATTCGGACCTCCGGTCAGATGTGGGGGCCAGACGGCAAGCTCCACGATATGAAAGCAATGATTCCAGATCGTTGCTATGCCACTATGTACCAGGCGTGCATTGAATTCTGTCAGGAGAACGGTGCTTTTGATGTAACCACAATGGGCAGCGTTTCTAATGTGGGACTGATGGCTAGAAAGGCAGAAGAATATGGCTCTCATGATAAGACGTTTGAAATTCCAGCGGATGGCACGGTGCGGGTGGTCGACGGAGCCAGCCGTGTACTGATGGAACACAGCGTGGATAAAGGCGATATCTGGCGGATGTGTCAGGCCAAAGATGTTGCTATCAAAGACTGGGTGAACCTAGCAGTCAAACGGGCCACGGCAACGGGGAATACAGCGGTCTTTTGGCTAGATGAAAACCGGGCCCATGATGCTAATATCATCGCCAAGGTGAAGCAGTACTTATCAAACTACGGCACAGCAGGGCTGAACATTAGAATTTTGCCACCCGTCGAAGCGATGCGCTTCACCTGCACAGAAATTAAAGCCGGAAGAAATATCATCTCCGTAACTGGGAACGTCTTACGAGACTATCTGACCGATCTGTTTCCAATTCTAGAGCTAGGAACTAGCGCTAAGATGCTGTCAATTGTGCCGTTGCTAGCGGGCGGTGGCTTGTTCGAAACGGGAGCCGGCGGCTCTGCGCCAAAGCATGTGCAACAGTTTATCGCTAAAGGGCATCTACGCTGGGATTCCTTGGGAGAGTTTTTAGCACTAGCAGTAGCGCTAGAAGAACTGGGCCGCAAAACAAACAATCAGCAAGCAATGATCGTTGCTGAGGCGCTGAACCAGGCAACAAGTAAGCTGTTAGATACAGATAAATCGCCCTCGCGTCAGGTTGGGGAAATCGATAATCGAGGGAGTCATTTTTATCTAGCCCTGTATTGGGCCCAGACACTAGCTACGCAGGATGAGGACCGGACGCTACAAGAAAAGTTTGTGCCCGTGGCTAGGCAGCTCAGTGAAAATGAAGCGACTATAGTAGATGAGCTAAGAACTTCACAAGGTCAGCCGATGGAAATTGGTGGATACTACTTACCTGATGCACAAAAAGTGAGAGAGGCAATGCGGCCTAGTCGGACATTTAATCAGGCGATCGCTTCTCTCATCTGA
- a CDS encoding DUF2808 domain-containing protein, with protein sequence MRKLPILLFASGIAFAGSNTLAIVNIAADQLFEASWQALSVTGAVSAQTPTLAQSNNFARSDNLAQADANEVPELLRLTDTSVTSNLQYRDASYLFNINIPADSTAPLQAITFSQIEGADYPSYSARKSYVFEGGDRNQKISSATVANDSNNRTVTVSFDPFLQPGRNITVVLRSFRNPRDGIYIYQVAGIPTGDNSRPRRLGTARLSFYEGYSRRRFYH encoded by the coding sequence ATGAGAAAACTACCCATTCTGTTGTTCGCATCAGGTATAGCATTCGCTGGTTCTAATACCTTGGCTATAGTCAACATAGCTGCTGATCAGTTGTTTGAGGCTAGTTGGCAGGCTCTGTCCGTAACAGGTGCTGTATCTGCCCAGACGCCTACTTTGGCACAGTCTAATAATTTTGCACGGTCTGATAATTTAGCACAGGCCGATGCCAATGAAGTTCCAGAACTTTTGAGATTGACTGATACAAGTGTTACCAGCAACTTGCAGTATAGAGATGCTAGCTATCTGTTTAATATTAATATTCCAGCAGATTCTACAGCGCCGCTTCAGGCAATTACTTTCTCTCAGATAGAGGGAGCAGACTACCCTAGCTACAGCGCTCGGAAAAGCTATGTGTTTGAAGGCGGCGATCGCAATCAGAAGATATCTTCAGCTACTGTTGCTAATGATTCTAACAACAGAACAGTTACAGTCAGCTTTGATCCATTTCTCCAGCCAGGTCGAAATATCACAGTCGTGCTCAGATCTTTTCGCAACCCGCGCGATGGTATCTATATTTACCAAGTAGCCGGTATTCCTACTGGCGACAACAGCAGACCGCGCAGGTTAGGAACCGCCCGGCTAAGCTTCTATGAAGGGTACAGTCGACGCCGCTTCTACCATTAG
- a CDS encoding NHLP bacteriocin export ABC transporter permease/ATPase subunit, whose amino-acid sequence MVSVLSPSSDKASDKTLAGNETFLLEKPGSFWQVSSGSVGVFAVTWSEGKLTGPRYYLFTVSAGDYLLGCTPQAYGLVAIAFEPSVITPSLTSHTLAPFTSWFEHFSSIEDFPRSPAPIDPNPSEYISLRNGIRYGSQEKMVWIKVKQGNASWLDHIESPLTPDVGLFPIAKGTWLQAQGGSVELQVYSPEAITKPDEASSGIECFHRYVLNAIERIILEKGETGLRQFQQRQSLNQKTADQALRGLASLLRPEDNSFLSADTPLLVAAGAVARVLDVSLRAPNTSENFQQVKEPLEAIARASQLRLRQILLRGPWWTQDSGPMVVYTQADHLPMALLPIKDNRYELLDPVSLNRTLVTESIANTLDPRAFVFYRPLPEGQLNAWVLLKFALQGHKKDLWMILLTGVAMSLLGMAIPQATAVLIDDAIPYGNEATLIELGLLLLAVAFGRSCFQFAQAIAAMRIETSSDSVLQAAVWDRLLKLHPSFFRDYSSGDLQARVSSVNTIRRKLSGTALDAILSGAFAFLNLGLLFYYSASLAVLALFVAVLVMGVTIVSGILLLKKQRPLLELDGEIYGLMVQLINGVSKLRLAGAEPRAFGQWAQRYRQQIKLDLSTQKLEDGVDVFNTAMPTLTSIALFAIATTLVGPDQSAGLSSGTFLAFVAAFAIFINGATSLSLTVIEVLEVIPLWMRSQPILAATPELSTQKSDPGRLSGRICLDHVTFRYREDGPLILDDVTVGAHPGEFIALVGPSGSGKSTVLRLLLGFESPQSGTVYYDNQDVAGLDVAAVRRQLGVVLQNGRINAGSLFENISGGALISLEDAWRAAEMAGFAEDIRSFPMEMHTVISEGGGNLSGGQRQRLMIARALALNPNILLLDEATSALDNRTQAIVSQSLDRLNVTRIVVAHRLSTIRHADRIYVIKSGRVVQQGSFDQLAQEEGVFKQLIKRQMA is encoded by the coding sequence ATGGTTTCTGTCCTTTCTCCTTCTTCTGACAAAGCATCTGATAAAACATTAGCAGGGAACGAAACTTTTCTGCTCGAAAAGCCCGGCTCCTTTTGGCAGGTGAGTTCGGGATCTGTTGGCGTTTTTGCGGTCACTTGGAGTGAGGGCAAACTAACCGGCCCTAGATATTACCTCTTCACAGTCTCAGCAGGAGACTATCTACTAGGATGCACACCTCAAGCGTATGGATTGGTCGCGATCGCCTTCGAACCGTCGGTGATCACGCCTTCTCTCACTTCCCATACGCTCGCTCCCTTTACTTCCTGGTTTGAGCATTTCAGCTCGATAGAAGATTTTCCCCGTTCGCCAGCGCCTATAGATCCCAATCCGTCTGAGTACATCTCACTAAGAAACGGTATCCGCTATGGTTCACAAGAGAAAATGGTATGGATAAAAGTCAAGCAAGGCAATGCTAGCTGGCTAGACCATATCGAATCGCCGCTAACCCCAGATGTAGGATTGTTTCCGATAGCGAAAGGCACCTGGCTACAGGCCCAAGGTGGGAGCGTAGAGCTACAGGTTTATTCGCCAGAGGCGATCACCAAACCCGATGAAGCTAGTAGTGGGATTGAGTGCTTCCATCGGTATGTGCTGAACGCAATTGAAAGAATTATCCTCGAAAAAGGAGAGACTGGCCTACGACAGTTTCAGCAGCGGCAGTCACTTAATCAAAAAACTGCTGATCAGGCCTTAAGAGGACTGGCCTCTTTGCTGCGGCCCGAAGACAACAGCTTTCTCTCGGCGGACACGCCTCTTCTAGTCGCTGCAGGGGCCGTTGCCCGCGTATTAGACGTCAGCCTTCGCGCGCCAAACACTTCAGAAAATTTTCAGCAGGTCAAAGAACCCTTAGAGGCGATCGCCAGAGCTTCTCAGCTACGCCTGCGGCAAATCCTACTGCGCGGCCCTTGGTGGACTCAAGATAGCGGTCCTATGGTGGTCTATACCCAAGCAGATCACCTGCCGATGGCACTGTTGCCGATCAAAGACAATCGCTACGAACTGCTCGATCCAGTGAGCCTAAATCGAACGCTCGTCACTGAATCTATTGCGAACACGCTCGATCCTAGAGCGTTTGTATTCTATCGTCCCTTACCTGAAGGTCAGCTCAACGCCTGGGTTTTACTGAAGTTTGCTTTGCAGGGACACAAAAAAGATCTGTGGATGATTCTTCTAACTGGCGTTGCCATGAGTCTGCTAGGCATGGCGATTCCGCAAGCCACAGCAGTCTTAATTGACGACGCCATTCCATATGGCAACGAGGCGACCTTGATTGAGTTAGGGCTGCTGCTGCTCGCTGTAGCCTTTGGTCGTAGCTGTTTTCAATTTGCTCAGGCGATCGCAGCTATGCGGATAGAGACTAGCTCTGACTCAGTGCTTCAAGCTGCCGTCTGGGATCGGTTGCTCAAACTACATCCGTCTTTCTTTCGAGACTATTCTAGTGGAGACTTGCAAGCTAGGGTCTCTAGCGTCAATACAATCCGCCGTAAGCTCAGCGGTACGGCCTTAGATGCCATTCTTTCCGGCGCTTTTGCCTTTTTGAACTTGGGGCTGTTGTTTTATTACAGCGCTAGTTTAGCGGTACTGGCACTGTTTGTTGCTGTTCTAGTGATGGGAGTGACTATCGTATCTGGCATTCTCTTATTAAAAAAGCAGCGCCCTCTATTAGAGCTAGATGGTGAAATCTACGGCTTGATGGTACAGCTCATAAATGGTGTCTCTAAGTTAAGGCTAGCAGGCGCTGAACCCCGTGCTTTTGGGCAATGGGCACAGCGATATCGACAGCAAATCAAACTTGATCTCAGTACCCAAAAGTTAGAAGACGGGGTTGATGTATTTAACACGGCAATGCCAACGCTGACCTCGATTGCGCTGTTTGCAATCGCCACCACGCTAGTGGGCCCAGATCAATCAGCTGGGCTCTCTAGCGGCACGTTCTTAGCGTTTGTCGCTGCCTTCGCCATCTTCATCAATGGAGCAACTAGCCTCAGTTTGACTGTGATTGAAGTGCTAGAAGTCATCCCCTTATGGATGCGATCGCAACCTATCTTAGCCGCCACACCCGAACTTAGCACCCAAAAATCAGATCCTGGTCGCCTTTCCGGACGCATTTGCCTAGATCATGTGACCTTCCGCTATCGAGAAGACGGTCCACTCATCCTAGACGATGTTACCGTAGGTGCTCATCCTGGCGAGTTTATTGCGCTTGTTGGCCCCTCTGGCTCTGGTAAATCTACCGTCTTGCGGCTACTGCTTGGATTTGAATCTCCTCAGTCTGGAACTGTCTATTACGATAACCAAGACGTTGCCGGCTTAGATGTTGCTGCTGTTCGGCGACAGCTCGGCGTGGTCTTACAAAATGGCCGTATCAATGCGGGTTCGCTATTCGAAAACATCTCCGGCGGTGCGCTTATCAGTCTAGAAGATGCCTGGCGAGCTGCAGAAATGGCGGGCTTTGCGGAAGATATTCGTAGCTTTCCAATGGAGATGCATACCGTTATCAGTGAAGGCGGCGGCAATCTCTCTGGAGGGCAGCGACAGCGCCTGATGATTGCTCGTGCATTAGCTTTAAACCCAAATATCTTACTGCTAGACGAAGCGACTAGCGCTCTAGATAACAGAACCCAAGCTATTGTCAGTCAGAGCCTGGATCGGCTCAATGTTACCAGGATTGTAGTCGCTCATCGGCTGAGCACCATTCGCCATGCTGATCGTATATACGTCATCAAATCTGGCAGAGTTGTTCAGCAAGGAAGCTTTGATCAGCTCGCTCAAGAGGAAGGTGTGTTCAAGCAGCTAATCAAAAGACAGATGGCTTAG
- a CDS encoding NHLP family bacteriocin export ABC transporter peptidase/permease/ATPase subunit has protein sequence MTASPMTAQPSDQRQGRSSKSFNKKPNHQSASKQRPKRSKTPTVFQMEAVECGAAALSMVLGYYGRFIPLAELRASCGVSRDGVTAANVLKAARNYGLLSKGYKKSIDSLKALAPPFIVFWNFNHFLVVDEITDTSVRLNDPALGPRKITPADFDEGYTGIVLTFTPGEDFVRGGRPASAISGLRRRLSGSVGALVFCALTGFLLVLPTLALPAFSRIFIDNVLLAKRLDWLPYVLLGMGITVLLQAVLTGLQLRYLRSLRVKLAVGMTSRFVWHVLRLPVGFYAQRFAGEISDRISLNDGVAGVLSGRLTTTAISMVMIVFYAIAMWQYDIPLTLIVVSFAAINVMTLQWVSRTRTDANRRLAQEYGKASGVSIAGLQSIETLKASGIESDFFARWAGYYTKATNAQQELGLTNRLLGLLPALLTMLTTLALLIIGGWRVIHGSLSIGMLVAFQLLMQSFQGPVRNLVGFANTLQVLQGNLERLDDVLENEVDIVFDEGPSFGKNTTQTSLERSHANHRADSQALGAVGESDHQKSGDQQISKGAQHSPHFRLSGTINITNLSFSYSPLDAPLIKDFNLSIQPGERIAFVGGSGSGKSTLVKIIAGLYQPTVGEICFDNKPRREIPRAVITNSVAMVEQDILLFAGSIRDNLTLWDSTVPDAQLQQACQDAAIEEAILALPYGYDAQLLEGGQNLSGGQRQRLEIARALVNNPSILIMDEATSALDSETEKIIDQNLRRRGCTCLIVAHRLSTIRDADEIIVLERGQVVQRGTHEELWRQEGHYATLINQSGTAL, from the coding sequence ATGACAGCTAGTCCGATGACAGCTCAGCCGTCCGACCAGCGCCAGGGCAGAAGTTCAAAGAGTTTCAACAAAAAGCCGAATCACCAATCAGCATCCAAGCAGCGGCCGAAGCGGTCTAAAACACCCACTGTTTTTCAGATGGAGGCAGTAGAATGCGGAGCAGCAGCTCTTAGCATGGTGCTGGGCTACTATGGTCGCTTTATTCCTTTGGCTGAGCTCAGAGCTTCTTGTGGTGTCTCTCGCGATGGGGTGACTGCTGCCAACGTGCTTAAGGCCGCCCGCAACTATGGTCTACTTAGCAAGGGATACAAAAAGAGTATTGATTCGCTCAAAGCGCTAGCACCGCCGTTTATTGTTTTTTGGAATTTCAACCATTTTTTGGTTGTTGATGAAATCACCGATACCAGTGTTCGCTTAAATGACCCTGCACTAGGCCCGCGAAAAATCACGCCGGCTGATTTCGACGAAGGCTATACCGGCATTGTGCTCACCTTCACGCCCGGCGAAGACTTTGTACGCGGGGGAAGACCTGCTAGCGCTATCTCAGGTCTTCGGCGACGATTGAGTGGTTCAGTAGGCGCGCTGGTCTTTTGTGCGCTGACGGGCTTTTTGTTAGTGCTCCCAACCTTAGCGCTGCCTGCCTTTAGCCGGATTTTTATTGACAATGTGCTATTGGCAAAACGGCTGGACTGGTTACCGTACGTGCTGCTAGGTATGGGAATAACGGTGCTGCTGCAGGCTGTATTAACGGGTTTACAGCTGCGATACCTGCGATCGCTTAGGGTCAAGTTGGCAGTAGGAATGACCAGCCGTTTTGTATGGCACGTACTCAGACTGCCAGTTGGTTTTTATGCGCAGCGATTTGCCGGAGAGATCAGTGATCGCATTAGCCTCAATGACGGCGTAGCAGGCGTATTGTCGGGTCGATTGACAACGACAGCCATCAGTATGGTGATGATTGTCTTTTATGCGATCGCCATGTGGCAATACGATATTCCACTCACCCTGATCGTTGTCAGCTTTGCCGCTATCAACGTCATGACACTGCAGTGGGTTTCACGCACTCGCACAGATGCCAACCGCCGCCTTGCCCAAGAATACGGTAAAGCCTCTGGTGTCAGCATTGCTGGACTACAGAGCATTGAAACGCTCAAAGCATCCGGCATAGAATCAGACTTTTTCGCTCGCTGGGCCGGCTATTACACCAAGGCTACCAATGCCCAGCAAGAGCTTGGCCTAACCAACCGTCTGCTGGGTCTGCTGCCTGCTCTATTGACCATGCTGACTACATTAGCGCTCTTAATCATCGGCGGCTGGCGGGTCATTCACGGTAGTCTTTCGATTGGGATGCTGGTTGCTTTTCAACTTCTGATGCAAAGCTTTCAAGGACCTGTGAGGAACTTAGTTGGATTTGCGAATACTTTGCAGGTTTTACAAGGAAATTTAGAAAGATTAGACGATGTGCTAGAAAATGAGGTAGATATCGTTTTTGATGAGGGGCCTAGCTTTGGTAAGAACACTACGCAGACGTCTCTAGAGAGATCTCACGCTAATCACCGGGCTGATAGTCAGGCTTTGGGTGCTGTAGGTGAAAGCGATCATCAAAAGTCAGGTGATCAGCAAATCAGTAAAGGCGCTCAGCACTCCCCTCACTTTCGCCTATCAGGTACGATTAATATTACTAATCTCTCTTTTAGCTATAGTCCTTTAGATGCGCCTCTAATTAAAGATTTTAATCTCTCTATTCAACCTGGGGAGCGAATCGCTTTTGTTGGCGGCAGCGGTTCCGGCAAATCTACCCTAGTTAAGATAATTGCTGGACTCTATCAACCCACAGTAGGAGAGATCTGCTTTGACAACAAACCCAGACGAGAAATACCTCGGGCAGTCATAACCAACTCAGTTGCTATGGTAGAGCAGGACATTTTGCTATTCGCTGGTTCTATCAGGGATAATCTCACCTTGTGGGATAGCACGGTACCGGACGCCCAGCTTCAACAGGCTTGCCAAGATGCAGCCATCGAGGAAGCCATTTTAGCGCTTCCGTATGGCTATGATGCACAGCTACTAGAGGGGGGTCAAAACCTTAGTGGCGGACAGAGGCAAAGGTTAGAGATTGCTAGAGCACTGGTCAACAATCCTTCGATCTTAATTATGGATGAAGCGACCAGTGCGCTAGATTCTGAAACCGAAAAAATCATTGACCAAAACCTACGACGGCGAGGCTGTACCTGTTTGATCGTCGCTCACCGCTTAAGCACTATTCGCGATGCGGATGAAATTATTGTGCTAGAGCGCGGGCAGGTCGTACAACGGGGTACTCACGAAGAGCTTTGGCGACAAGAAGGTCACTACGCGACTTTGATCAATCAGTCTGGAACAGCCCTATAA
- a CDS encoding cyclic nucleotide-binding domain protein has translation MSDILLREMSNADIDWMVTTGQRQSLADGAVLIAPGVNFNDGDDSFDSSASNRLDALYLVLEGKLAMSAPCSGEAFAELSRGDLIGASWLFDSSPVSVTSANGEALVLTIQGELLRQKLQTEVSFAAHFYRTIALITSERIRTQFEAASNPDLLRYQSGQMVKEALFVFGELKDSDIDWMMSIGQVKSVAAEDVLLNMGRPVDALYTVLDGQLAIATTDIPYDPLSACSHGLQEQCSAFTPVAYISKGSLPGVISFLDFKPLPVRVHATKESKVLAIPRQWVLIKLQEDLGFAARFYRVMATQTAQLLASVTAVECRSATTNIEDEGELDLEALQQASQGAQKFDWMLKRLSTAIG, from the coding sequence ATGTCAGATATTTTGCTTCGTGAGATGAGTAACGCTGATATTGACTGGATGGTGACGACTGGTCAGCGTCAGTCTTTAGCTGATGGTGCGGTGCTAATTGCCCCCGGAGTCAATTTCAATGATGGTGACGATAGTTTTGATAGCTCTGCTAGCAATCGTTTAGACGCGCTGTATTTGGTCTTAGAAGGCAAGCTAGCGATGAGTGCGCCATGCAGCGGCGAGGCCTTTGCTGAATTGTCCCGTGGAGATTTGATTGGGGCCAGTTGGCTGTTTGATAGTTCTCCGGTGAGTGTGACCTCCGCCAATGGAGAGGCGCTGGTGCTGACCATTCAAGGAGAACTGCTGCGCCAGAAGCTACAGACAGAGGTCAGCTTTGCAGCGCATTTTTATCGGACGATTGCGCTGATTACTTCAGAGCGAATTCGTACTCAGTTTGAAGCAGCGAGCAATCCCGATCTATTACGCTATCAGTCCGGGCAGATGGTAAAAGAAGCGCTGTTTGTTTTTGGAGAGCTGAAAGATAGTGATATTGATTGGATGATGAGTATCGGGCAAGTCAAGAGCGTCGCTGCCGAAGACGTTCTATTAAATATGGGTCGCCCGGTCGATGCTCTCTATACCGTATTAGACGGTCAACTGGCGATCGCGACTACCGACATCCCTTATGATCCGTTATCGGCCTGCTCTCATGGCTTACAAGAGCAGTGCTCTGCGTTTACACCCGTTGCCTATATCTCTAAAGGCAGCCTACCTGGCGTTATCTCTTTTCTAGACTTCAAACCCCTTCCGGTCAGAGTTCATGCGACTAAAGAATCAAAGGTATTAGCAATCCCTCGTCAGTGGGTCTTGATTAAACTTCAAGAGGATCTTGGCTTTGCAGCTAGGTTCTATCGAGTGATGGCTACTCAAACCGCTCAGTTGCTTGCGTCTGTCACCGCAGTCGAATGTCGCAGTGCGACGACCAACATAGAGGATGAAGGCGAACTAGATTTGGAAGCACTGCAGCAGGCTTCACAAGGGGCTCAAAAGTTTGACTGGATGCTCAAGCGACTTAGCACAGCAATCGGCTAG
- a CDS encoding response regulator transcription factor, whose amino-acid sequence MVGKRFLVVDDHEAILEGTIPALQQQYPSAEIYTAQCMRAAEKQIDGLSLDLVIVDLSLPIEPTMPATSKVGVELLSKLMRSDDAPNLMVLSTNVKPLIRLKPLINSYGGGFVAMDKAAPIQVMLKSVEIALRGSIHLPPEVRARVEFDPKWLKVIELKYQEGLSDQAIARRLGVSDRTVRNYWTRIQDALQVYDDPSQDLRVQIQLAARRAGFIS is encoded by the coding sequence ATGGTTGGCAAACGATTTCTGGTAGTTGACGATCACGAAGCAATTTTGGAAGGAACTATTCCAGCTCTACAACAACAGTATCCAAGTGCTGAAATCTATACAGCGCAATGTATGCGAGCAGCTGAGAAGCAAATTGACGGACTCAGTTTAGATTTGGTCATTGTGGACTTAAGCTTACCCATAGAACCGACTATGCCAGCAACTTCCAAAGTCGGTGTAGAGCTATTGAGCAAGCTGATGCGAAGCGATGACGCACCCAATTTAATGGTGCTTAGCACAAATGTAAAACCATTGATTCGTTTGAAGCCGCTGATAAACTCATACGGAGGGGGATTTGTCGCTATGGACAAAGCAGCTCCCATTCAAGTGATGCTCAAATCTGTAGAGATTGCACTACGAGGTTCAATCCACTTGCCCCCGGAAGTAAGAGCTAGGGTAGAGTTTGATCCCAAGTGGTTGAAAGTCATTGAGTTGAAGTACCAAGAGGGATTGTCTGACCAGGCGATCGCCCGGAGACTAGGTGTAAGCGATCGCACCGTCCGCAACTATTGGACTCGCATTCAAGATGCCCTACAGGTCTACGATGATCCTAGCCAAGATTTGCGAGTACAAATTCAGCTGGCTGCTCGTAGAGCTGGGTTTATCAGCTAA
- a CDS encoding response regulator transcription factor produces the protein MLQATQERLGTQPLRRSRLPQLQHILIIADQPELAESLQIELNREGFQVSVISDGIRGLLAVQRVATDLVVVGWSPPRISGLEICQRLRASQGEAPIILLTDQDNVNQRIAGLEAGANDCLSLPCDREELLARIHANLLRNQSSRLESAVLRCADVQLNRRTREVFRGDRFIRLTAKEFDLLEYLMCHYFQVLTRSQILENVWGYEYMGSSNIIEVYIRYLRRKLEANSEIRLVHTVRSVGYIFREDGLS, from the coding sequence ATGCTTCAAGCTACGCAGGAACGTCTAGGTACGCAACCCCTTCGTCGGTCTCGTTTACCTCAACTTCAACACATTCTGATCATCGCCGACCAGCCAGAATTAGCTGAGTCTTTGCAGATAGAACTCAATCGTGAAGGATTCCAAGTTAGCGTAATCAGCGATGGTATTAGAGGGCTCCTAGCCGTTCAACGGGTAGCCACTGATTTAGTTGTTGTAGGCTGGTCGCCGCCAAGAATTTCAGGATTAGAGATTTGTCAGCGCCTTCGAGCTAGCCAAGGTGAGGCGCCAATCATTTTGCTAACTGACCAAGACAACGTCAATCAGAGAATTGCCGGACTAGAAGCAGGTGCCAATGACTGTCTTTCGCTGCCTTGCGATCGAGAAGAATTATTGGCTAGAATTCACGCCAATCTGCTGCGTAATCAAAGTTCTCGCCTTGAGTCTGCGGTTTTGCGATGCGCAGACGTCCAGCTCAACCGCAGAACCAGAGAGGTCTTTCGAGGCGATCGCTTTATTCGTCTAACAGCCAAAGAGTTCGATTTACTAGAGTATCTGATGTGTCACTACTTTCAAGTATTGACGAGATCTCAAATTCTAGAGAATGTATGGGGCTACGAATATATGGGAAGTTCCAACATCATTGAAGTTTATATCCGCTACCTAAGAAGAAAGCTCGAGGCGAACAGCGAGATTCGCTTAGTTCACACTGTTCGTAGTGTCGGCTATATTTTCCGAGAAGATGGTTTGTCCTAA